Proteins co-encoded in one Cupriavidus taiwanensis genomic window:
- a CDS encoding aspartate/glutamate racemase family protein, translating into MIRRIAFIHTVAMLVERFRPRFQSELPDADCFHMLDESVLQDLIRQGPSSGITRRIATLSQAAADAGADLIVFTCSSTSPAIDTARQTVSVPILKIDDPLYARVASAPGRVGLICTTPSTVAPSRALLTAHAQGAGRDIPAESLLCAAAFDALASGRRDLHDRLVCKAATELAPRVDRIVLAQASLAHLSEPLAEQLGLPVFASPELLVQEVVARVRDSA; encoded by the coding sequence ATGATCCGGCGCATTGCCTTTATCCATACGGTCGCGATGCTGGTCGAGCGTTTCCGTCCGCGCTTCCAGTCGGAATTGCCAGACGCAGACTGCTTTCACATGCTGGACGAAAGTGTCCTGCAGGACCTGATCCGGCAAGGTCCTTCAAGCGGCATCACGCGCCGCATCGCCACACTCTCACAAGCGGCGGCCGATGCGGGGGCCGATCTGATCGTTTTCACATGCTCGTCAACCTCGCCGGCCATCGATACCGCGCGCCAGACGGTGAGTGTGCCGATCCTCAAGATCGACGATCCCCTCTACGCCCGCGTGGCAAGCGCGCCAGGCCGCGTCGGTCTGATCTGCACGACCCCGTCGACGGTCGCACCGAGCCGTGCACTGCTGACTGCGCACGCGCAGGGCGCCGGCCGCGATATCCCAGCGGAGAGCCTCCTGTGCGCGGCGGCATTCGACGCCTTGGCCAGTGGCAGGCGTGACCTGCACGATCGCCTCGTGTGCAAGGCTGCCACAGAGTTGGCGCCACGCGTCGATCGCATCGTCCTAGCGCAAGCCTCGTTGGCGCACTTGAGCGAACCGCTCGCCGAGCAACTGGGGCTGCCGGTGTTCGCGAGCCCGGAACTGTTGGTGCAGGAGGTGGTCGCCCGGGTGCGGGATTCTGCCTGA
- a CDS encoding GNAT family N-acetyltransferase — protein sequence MPSHDNKDSVTYRAMSEQDVPAAYALSQALRWPHRAEDWQFVLRLGTGFVAEDAGTVIGTALCWKQGQQASLGMIIVSSEHQGKGIGKALMRLVLEVLGDRTTLLNATPAGQPLYERLGFVATGTIHQHQGTMNTVGPVALAAEERLRPLEPGDIEAVTELASRATGVYRGELLKALIPIAEAVVLERNGEVVGFSVLRRFGRGHVIGPVVASDSERAKALIAHWGSTCAGSFVRVDVTGTSGLQDWLPQAGLTQVDTAVAMARNGVPQADTALHQFALINQALC from the coding sequence ATTCAGTGACCTACCGTGCCATGTCCGAACAGGACGTGCCTGCTGCCTATGCCTTGTCGCAGGCGCTGCGCTGGCCCCATCGGGCAGAAGACTGGCAATTCGTGCTGCGCCTGGGGACAGGCTTCGTCGCTGAAGACGCCGGCACGGTAATCGGCACCGCGCTATGCTGGAAGCAGGGACAGCAGGCATCGCTGGGAATGATCATTGTGTCGTCGGAACATCAGGGCAAAGGCATTGGCAAGGCGTTGATGCGCCTTGTGCTGGAAGTGTTGGGGGATCGCACCACGCTGCTCAATGCAACCCCTGCCGGGCAGCCCCTGTATGAACGCCTGGGCTTTGTTGCGACTGGCACCATCCACCAGCATCAGGGAACGATGAACACCGTCGGCCCGGTTGCACTGGCTGCGGAAGAACGGCTCCGCCCGCTCGAGCCAGGCGATATAGAAGCCGTGACGGAACTCGCAAGTCGCGCTACCGGCGTGTACCGTGGCGAGCTGCTGAAGGCACTGATTCCCATTGCCGAAGCTGTGGTACTGGAACGCAATGGCGAGGTGGTCGGCTTCTCGGTCTTGCGCCGGTTCGGCCGAGGCCATGTTATCGGCCCGGTGGTGGCCTCCGACAGCGAGCGCGCCAAGGCCTTGATCGCCCACTGGGGAAGTACCTGCGCCGGCTCCTTCGTGCGCGTGGATGTCACCGGAACCAGCGGGCTGCAGGACTGGCTCCCGCAGGCAGGATTGACTCAGGTGGATACCGCGGTGGCGATGGCGCGCAATGGCGTGCCGCAAGCCGACACCGCACTGCACCAGTTTGCCCTGATCAACCAGGCGCTTTGCTGA
- a CDS encoding cupin domain-containing protein, with protein MTVALVLHRADGAPVSTEFRRAAFGNDDPFARQREIAWEGPDSMIAGRASFIGELDVASFPHIETIVVVEGELTLTEAGAAPLVLGPQAGAVIGCGTALRIQAGSRVRFSFCAAACDKPTKRGLIPLRANADFRPSKAPPKETLLGPTPDCRSDNVFAEEGAQYLAGTWDSTPYHRVVRPHRLNEFMHLLAGSVRFAAPDGSVLSVGTGDALFVPHGAPIGWESSDRVAKFYVVQSVQA; from the coding sequence ATGACCGTGGCCCTAGTGCTGCATCGCGCCGATGGCGCGCCCGTTTCAACCGAATTCCGCAGGGCGGCCTTCGGCAATGACGACCCCTTTGCGCGACAGCGCGAAATCGCATGGGAAGGACCCGACTCCATGATCGCTGGCCGGGCCAGCTTCATTGGCGAGCTCGATGTCGCGAGCTTCCCTCACATCGAAACCATCGTCGTGGTGGAAGGAGAGCTGACGCTGACTGAAGCAGGAGCGGCCCCGCTGGTCCTGGGTCCGCAAGCGGGCGCTGTCATCGGATGCGGCACGGCGCTGCGCATCCAGGCCGGATCCCGCGTGCGGTTTTCCTTTTGCGCAGCCGCTTGCGACAAGCCGACGAAGCGCGGCCTCATCCCGCTTCGCGCCAACGCCGACTTCAGGCCGTCCAAAGCCCCGCCGAAGGAGACGCTGCTCGGCCCCACCCCGGACTGCCGCAGCGACAATGTCTTCGCAGAGGAGGGCGCGCAGTACCTCGCGGGCACCTGGGACTCAACACCTTACCACCGCGTCGTCCGTCCGCATCGCCTCAACGAATTCATGCATCTGCTGGCCGGCAGCGTGCGGTTCGCAGCCCCCGATGGCAGCGTGCTTTCAGTGGGCACCGGAGATGCGCTGTTCGTGCCCCACGGCGCACCGATCGGGTGGGAAAGCAGCGATCGCGTGGCGAAATTCTACGTAGTTCAAAGCGTCCAGGCTTGA
- a CDS encoding NAD(P)/FAD-dependent oxidoreductase — translation MSPPLHHIQTSPTLPASADVVVIGGGIIGVFTAYYLAKRGVSVALVEKGRIGAEQSSRNWGWCRQQNRDARELPLASKSLDLWERFAAESGEDTGFHRCGLLYLSNDEAELSRWSSWGDFAKTAGVLTHMLNSRQAAQRGQATGRAWKGGVFSPSDGTADPGKAAPAVAAALIKLGGSVHQNCAARGIETEGGRVSGVITEAGVIKSRTAVLAGGAWASAFCRQLGIRFPQASIRQSILSVSPVEHRLPDALFTAGVSITRRSDGRYALAISGRARVDVTPQFLRFAPQFVPMFAKRWRSLLPGGLEGIRGGHETLKRWRLDAPTPMERVRILDPKPDLATVRETHRRALELLPALRETRITDAWAGFVDSTPDGVPGIGAVPSIPGFILAAGFSGHGFGIGPGAGHLIADLATGAEPIVDPIPYRPGRFSGSAWGKVADF, via the coding sequence ATGTCCCCTCCGCTGCACCATATCCAAACTTCGCCCACGCTGCCGGCGTCGGCTGATGTGGTCGTGATCGGCGGCGGCATCATTGGCGTCTTTACCGCCTACTACCTGGCCAAGCGCGGCGTTTCGGTCGCCTTGGTGGAGAAGGGGAGGATTGGCGCCGAGCAATCGAGCCGCAACTGGGGCTGGTGCCGGCAGCAGAACCGCGATGCTCGCGAACTTCCGCTAGCGAGCAAGAGCCTTGATCTCTGGGAACGCTTTGCCGCAGAAAGCGGGGAAGACACGGGCTTCCATCGCTGCGGGCTCTTGTATCTCAGTAACGACGAGGCCGAACTATCCCGTTGGTCCAGTTGGGGCGATTTTGCAAAGACCGCTGGAGTGTTAACCCATATGCTCAATAGTCGGCAAGCCGCCCAGCGGGGGCAGGCGACCGGGCGCGCCTGGAAAGGCGGCGTCTTCTCGCCCAGCGATGGCACCGCCGATCCTGGCAAGGCTGCGCCGGCCGTGGCAGCTGCGCTCATCAAGCTCGGTGGCAGCGTTCACCAAAATTGCGCTGCCCGCGGCATCGAGACGGAAGGCGGACGAGTCAGCGGGGTCATCACGGAAGCCGGGGTCATCAAGAGCAGGACGGCGGTGCTGGCCGGTGGCGCCTGGGCGTCCGCGTTCTGCCGCCAGCTCGGCATCCGTTTTCCCCAGGCCTCGATTCGTCAATCCATCCTGAGCGTTTCCCCTGTCGAGCATCGCTTGCCGGATGCCCTGTTTACGGCAGGCGTGTCCATTACGCGCCGCAGCGACGGACGCTACGCACTGGCCATCAGCGGCCGCGCACGCGTGGACGTGACGCCACAGTTCTTGCGATTCGCCCCACAGTTCGTGCCCATGTTCGCTAAGCGCTGGCGCAGCCTTCTTCCCGGAGGCCTGGAAGGCATTCGTGGTGGGCACGAAACGCTGAAGCGGTGGCGGCTCGATGCCCCGACCCCAATGGAGCGAGTGCGCATCCTGGATCCGAAGCCCGATCTGGCGACGGTCAGGGAGACCCACCGTCGCGCCCTCGAACTCCTGCCTGCACTGCGCGAAACAAGGATCACGGACGCCTGGGCCGGCTTTGTCGACAGCACGCCGGATGGTGTTCCCGGCATCGGCGCAGTGCCGTCCATACCGGGTTTCATCCTGGCTGCGGGCTTTTCTGGACACGGCTTTGGCATCGGCCCTGGCGCCGGCCACCTTATCGCGGACCTTGCCACCGGTGCCGAACCGATCGTGGATCCCATACCGTACCGGCCTGGTCGGTTCAGCGGCTCGGCATGGGGCAAGGTCGCCGACTTCTAG